From Cryobacterium sp. GrIS_2_6:
ACCGAGGCAGAGCTGCGGTTCGGCGTGCAGGTCAACACGTGGGGCGTCAACGAACTCGCGGAGGCCGTCGCCCAGGCCACGGAGGACCAGATCGACGCCCTCGTCGCCGAGTACGAGGAACTCTATGACGTCGCTCCTGAGCTACGGGCGGGCGCCGAGCGTCACGAGTCGCTGCGCTACGGTGCCGCGATCGAAATCGGCCTCCGGTCCTTCCTGGAAGCGGGCGGATTCGGCGCGTTCACCACGAGCTTCGAAGACCTCGGAGCCCTCCGCCAGCTCCCCGGACTCGCCGTGCAGCGCCTGATGGCCGACGGCTACGGCTTCGGCGCCGAAGGCGACTGGAAGACGGCAATCCTCGTGCACGCCGCCAACGTCATGGGCTCCGGGCTCCCCGGCGGCGCCTCCCTGATGGAGGACTACACCTACGACCTGACCCCCGGAGCGGAAGTCATCCTGGGTGCCCACATGCTCGAGGTCAGCCCGAGCCTGACAACCGCGAAGCCGACGCTCGAGATCCACCCGCTCGGCATCGGCGGCCGGGAAGACCCCGTGCGCCTCGTATTCACGGCAGATCCTGGACCCGCCGTCGTGGTTGCGATGAGTGACATGCGCGACAGGTTCCGCCTCGTCGCCAACGTCGTCGAGGTGGTCGAGCCCACCGCTCCCCTGCCGAAGCTGCCGGTCGGCCGCGCCGTCTGGAAGCCGGAACCGTCCTTCGCGGTCTCGGCGGCCGCGTGGCTCACCGCTGGTGCGGCGCACCACACCGTGATGTCGACCGCGGTCGGCCTCGAAGCGTTCACCGACTTCGCCGACATCGCGAAGACGGAGCTTCTCGTCATCGATGCGACGACAGACCTCCGGAGCTTCGAACACGGGATCCGCTGGAACCAGGCGTACTACCGGCTGGCCCAGGGCCTCTGAGTCTCTGAGTCTCTGAGTCTCTGAGCCTCTGAGCCTCTGAGCCCAGGATCGGATCGCCTGGCCGCTTTCGGCCAGGCGATCCGATCGCTGTGTCCCGGCGCAGCCCACCAGACCGGAGCAAGCGCTCTTGCCATTCCGATCAGGCCGGGCGCACCGCTCGGAGCGTCGCGAGGATCGCTTCCGGGCTGAAGATCTCCGGGTTGCGGATCGCCTGGATCGAGGCACCCTGGACCAGAGCGACCACCGTCTCCGCGAGTTCGTCACCCTGGACGCGGGTCCCGGTGGCGACCTCACGACAGACCGGCAAGAACGCCGCGAGGTAGCGCCCGAAGCTCGATTCGATGCGGGCGCGGAACAGGTCGTCACGTCGGGAGAAGTAGAACGCGAAGATCAGTTCGACCGCATCGTGGTACTCGACCAGGCGCTCCAGCTCGACCCGGATCATCCGCTCGAGGCGGTCCCACGGTTCCAGCCGGGCCAGGCCGGAGTCGGACAGGGCGTCGAGCGTGCCGTCGAGCAGTACGCCGAGCAGCGCCTCCAGCAGACCGTCTTTCGACTGGAAGTGGAAGAACACGAGGCCCGTGGAGATGCCGGCCGCGGTGGCCACCCGGCGCGCGGTGACGGCATCGAGACCCTCGCCGAGGGCGATCTCGTACGCCGCGGCGAGGATCGCGTCGCAGCGCTCCTGTTCGGGCTTCTTGGGGCCGCCCATCGATCAGCCGTCTCCCTCGGTACGCCGGGCGGCGCGATACCGGCGCCACGCCAGCCAGGCGCCAGAGGACCAGAGCGCCCACAGCATCAGCACGGGCTGGAACAGCAGCCGCACGCTGCGCTCGAGGTCGGTGTTCAGCCCGAAGGAATCGGTATGCGTCGCCAGCTGCGAGATATTGCCGGGGAAGATGGCAACGAAGAAGACCGCCACGATCCAGCCGACCTGCACCCGGTACCTGCCCAGGGCGAGTAGGGAAGCGCCGAGGACGATCTCGACGACGCCTGAGGCCAGGACGACGAAGTCCCCCGCCATCGGCACCCAGGTGGGCACCTGGGCGAGGAACGCCTCCCGGTTCACGGTGAGATGACTGATGCCGGCGAGAAGGAGGAAGGCTCCCAGCGTCATCCTGAAGACGGTGCGAAGCACGGTCGCGCGCGTCTTCTGAGGTGCGAGGAGGTTCATGCTGCGGCTTTCGTGGGGGCGTGCGAGGGAGAAGCGATGCTCCGACTCTACATTGATCACTCGGTCAATGATCACTCGGTCAATCGCGGAGACTTGGCACGGTCAGTCGGACCCGAAGTGATCTCGATGGTTGGTCGGGGTGGTGTTGAGGCGGCGCCGGAACGCTCGATTCATGGTTTCAGGGGTGCCGAATCCGCATGCTCGCGCGATCTCCTCCACTGTCAGCATCGTCGTCTCGAGAAGACTGCACGCTGCCTCCATCCGCACCGCCTCCACATGCTCGGCCGGCGTGATGCCTACCTCGGACTTGAATACCCGACTGAACTGGCGCTCCGAGAGGTGGGCGCGAGTGGCCATACCAGAGATGGAGAGATCGGCGGTCAGGTTGTCAGGGAGCCAGGCCAACACGTCACGGATGGGCTCGTCGTTCGCGGACTGTGCGGCCAGCAGCGCTGAGAACTGCGCCTGGCCGCCCGAACGGCGGAGGTACACGACAAGGCGCCGCGCTACGGTCGCAGCGGCCTTGCGGCCATGGTCATCGGCAACCAACGCCAAGGCCAAGTCGATTCCGGCCGTGACGCCGGCCGAGGTCCAGACGTTGCCGTCCTGCACATAGATGGCATCGGGGTCGACCATGACCTCCGGGTAGGCCCGCCCAAGCACCTCGCACTCGGCCCAGTGGGTGGTCGCGCGGCGACCGTCCAGAAGGCCCGCGGCAGCGAGTAGAAACGCGCCTGAGCACACGGATGCGACCCGCCGCGACACCAACGCCAGCCGCCGAATGCTGTCGACCAGCCTCGGATCGCCCGCAGCTTCCTCCATATCCCGGCCCCCGGCGACCACGAGAGTGTCGATGTTTCCGACCACTGCATCGATCGGTCCCGTCGCGAACTCGAGGCCGCTCGTCGATAGCACCGGCCCGCCATCGGTGCTCACGAGTTCCGTGGCGTACCGAGCGATCGGCAGGAATCGTGAGGCGGTGGAAAACACCTCAAGGGGCCCGGTCACGTCGAGGATCTGCACGGACGGGAACCCGACGATCACGATGCGTAGTTCGCTCACTGTCTTCCTCCGTGGCCGAGATCGTCAACAGCGTGTCCTAGGTGGGCCGACAACCGAACCCTACCGTGAAGTCATACCCGCAAACACGCACGTCGGCGCGGCGAATCCGCGACCCCCTTACCTCCCGAATCCGATGGAGCCTGATATGAACTTCCCCAGAATCGCACGCGCCGCCGGCATCGGCCTCGCTGTTGTCCTGGCTCTCACGGCCGTCTCGACGACCGTCAATGTGGCACTGAACACCTCGGAACACGCCGACCTCGTGCCGTATGGGAAGAAGGTCGCCATCGACGCCGGCGACATCAATGTCTACCGCAACGGCGGGACCGGGCCGACGATGGTGCTCCTGAGCGGGTATGGGACGCCGGCACCGGCAATCGACTTCGCCCCGCTCATCCGCCAGCTGAACGCGTTCAACGTCATCGTGGTCGAGGGCTTCGGCTACGGCTACAGTGACCTGAACGTCAGTGATCGCACCATCGAGAACATCACCCGCGAGCTGCACGAGGTCCTGGCCAAGCTTCGGGTGGACGAGCCGGTGATCCTGGTCGGCCATTCAATCGGCGGCATCTACGCCCGCTACTACGCGAACGCCTACCCGGACGAGGTGATGGCGATCGTTGGCGTCGACCCTACCGCCGCCCTGTCGTCGTCTCTTGATGAGGGCGCACCCTCGACCGTCGAGAGCATGCAGGCCGCGACCGGGCTCTTCCGCGTGGTCACGACGATCGCACCCGACCTGGTTCAGCCTCCAGGGTCTGCCTATACGGCGGAGGAGCGGCACCGCATCGCCGTGATGACCAACTGGAACTACGTCAACGCGTCGGTCTCCGACGAATGGAGCCGCATCGGCGCCAACTCGACCAAAACCGCGATGCAGCCGTTCGCCTCGGACCTGCCGGTGCTCGAGATCCTCTCGAGCGACAGCGTTCGGACGATGCCCCAATGGTTGCCGAACCACGAGGCCGAACTCGAGAACGTCACGACGCACGAACTCAACGTGCTCGAAGGAAGCCACTACTTGCATTGGACGCAGTCCCCGGCGTTCGCTCGGATAATCTCCGACTTCCTTTCCCGTCTCACCCGCTAACCCCCCGCTCACCAGGAGATCGTCGTGTCAAAAATCGCCCGCCGAGTCGGCAGCATCACACTCGCCACTACCCTCACTATTACCGCCTTCGCCGCCATAGCGGTCACCGGGTTGTCCCAATCGAGCGCTGAGACTGCCTCCGCGGCGAGCATCGGGGCGCCACCCCCTCAGCCTGGCGCCGTGCCGCTCCACGGGCAGTTCGTCGTTGCGGTCATTCTCGGCCGGTCCGGATCCGACACCGCCGACGTTCTCGCGCCATATGACGTTCTGGCCAGTTCACCCGACTTCTTCGTCTACACGATTGCCGCCTCCGCCGCCCCGGCGGTCGTCGACGGTGGCATGTGGGTCGTGCCGACCCACACTTTTGGTGAGGTGGCGGCTGGTGCTGCACCCACGCCTGACCTGGTCGTGGTGCCGGCCGTGAACAGTCCGTCGGGGCCCGAGGAGGCCGCGGCGCGCGAGTTCATCGTCAACCAGTACAACGCGGGCGCTCGCATCCTCGGCATTTGTGCGGGCTCCCGGCTGCTCGCCGCCTCCGGAGTTCTCGATGGGCTTCGCGCGACGTCCCATTGGTCCCGAATCGCCGCGCTCAGAACTTCGAACCCCGAGGTTTCCTGGGTCACCGGACAGCGCTACGTCCAAGACGGCCGAGTAACGACTACCGGTGGCGTGACCTCCAGCATCCCGGGCTCACTCAAAGTCATCGCCGACATGGCCGGTGATGCGGAAGCCAACCGGGTCGGCGAATCCGTCGGCTACCCAGGCTTGAAACTAGATGGTCCGACGGCGATGCCCGTCAAAGTCTTTGGGTTCGAAGACGCTGCCATTCTCATGAACACGGCTTTCCCTTGGGGGCGACCGAGGGTTGCCGTCGAGCTGAAAGATGGCGTCGAGGAGATCGATGCCGCTGCAATCTTCGAGGTCTATGGATACTCGCAAGGTGCCACCACCTCCGCCCTGTCGGCGAAAGGGTTCGTAACGACCAAGCACGGCCTCGTTGTGAAGACCTCGATTCTCGATGGCGCGACGACCACGGTGGTTGCCGGCGAACTCGGTGCACCAGGAAGCCCGCAGGGCTTCGACGCCGCCTTCGAACAACTGTCGAGGAGCAGCAGTTCGTCGGTCGTCCAGTCCGTGTCCAAGATGATCGAGTACCCCCTCGATCGGGTCAGACAGGAGAGGGCACCGCTGATCGCGCAAGCACGTACTTCGCTTCTCCTGGTTCTCGGCCTCCTGCTTGCGGTCGGCGTCGGAATGCTGCCCACCATCATCCTCGGCTTCGTCCGACGCCGCATGAGGGCTCGCGCCTGATAGTGCAACGGCGGCTACGACGTGCTGCACTACGACCTCGCCCTTCGTCACGCGCCACCGAGGGACCCCGCGGTACTGGTAGGACGCCTCAGCGGCGTCGCGACCATCACACTCCGCGCGAAGCAGAACCTGCCGTCGCTCAACTTCGATTTGCGCGGTCTCGACGTCACGTCGGTCCGGGTGGACGGCAAGGCGGCGGCGCACGGGCTCACCGTCGGTCTGCTGCCGAAGCTCACGGAGGGACAGTCCACAACGATCATCGTCGAGTACGGGGGAAGCACCGGGCGGCCGCTCGACACGACCGGCGCCCTCTATGGATGGGTCACGACTGCGGATGGCGCGATCGTGGTCAACGAACCCGATGGCGCCTCGACCTGGTATCCCGTGAACGACGACCCGCACGATAAGGCCACGTATTCGTTCCACATCACGGTGCCGGCTGGAAAGGCGGCCGTTGCGAACGGTCTGGCGGCCGGCCCGCCACGGACCAAAGCCGGGTGGACCACCTGGTCATCGCAGGCGACGGACCCGATGTCCAGTTACCTGTCGACGGCGACGGTCGGTGACTTCACCCTGGCCACCCATACGGGCCCGCGCGGTCTCCCGATAGTCAGTGGTCCCTGAACTCGGGCACCAATGGTTCGGCGATTCGGTGACGCCATCTGACTGGAAGGACATCTGGCTGAACGAAGGCTGGGCCACCTACGTCGAATGGCTGCGGGCCGAGCATCAAGGCACTGCGACGATGCCTGCGCAGTTTGCCGACGCGGTGTCATACCTGGACGCGAACAACGGCTGGACGCTCAACATCGCAGACCCAGGTCGCGATGATCTCTTCGCGGCTCCGGTCTACCTGCGGGGAGCGGCCGACCTGCACGCGTTGCGCGCGAAGGTCGGCGACAAGGCGTTCTTCGCGGGCGCCGCTTATATGCCGCCGTCGAAGTCGGCTATTTTCCAGGCGCGTCGACGGCTCGGATTTGAATCGGTGCGGGATCTGTTTGCCCGAGTCGCGCGGCCCCTGGCCGGGCCGGACACGCCGGGTTCGTGGTTGGCTGGGCGGCGTTTGATGTCCATCGACGGAACGATTCTGGATCTGGCCGACAGCGTGGTGAATGCAGAGTTCTTTGGCCGGCCGCCAGTCAGCCGTGGCGAGCAATCTGCCTTCCCACAGGCGCGCCTGGTGGCGTTGGCCGAGTGCGGGACGCATACGATTCTGGATGCGGCGATAGGCCCATGCAGGACGTCGGAAATTGAACTCTCACGGGAGCTCGCCGGGCGCTTCGGGCCGGGCATGCTGGTCCTGGCCGACCGTGGCTTCCCGGGGCGGCAGTCGACAGCACCGTTGACCGTGCGGGTCGTGGACTACACGATCGACGACGGCCGCGACAATCCCGATGGCTACCGGTTGCTGACAACGATCCTTGATCCGGGTGAGGCATCTGCGGAAGAGCTCGCGACCGTGTACTCAGAACGGTGGGAGATCGAGTCTGTGTTCGATGAGTTGAAAGCGCATCAGCGCGCCCAGCGCATGGTGATGCGGTCCAAGGCCCCGGACCTGGTCAAGCAGGAAATCTGGGGCCACCTCTGCTGCCACTACGCGATCCGAACCCTGATGATCGAGGCCGCACAACACGCTCACCGCGACCCCGACCGGGTCTCCTTCGTCGCCGAACTCCGCATCGCCCGCTGCCCCGTAGCCCCGTAGCCCCGTAGCCCCGTAGCCCCGTAGCCCCGTAGCCCAGGGCGATTTTCCCCCCCTCCGCGACCTGACCAAGGGAGGCACACCCGCTTTCGTTTTCTCGGCCGTCGTTGCCTCCGCGGGGCTAGTGGGCAATAATCGAGCTCACCTGAAAGTATCGTGCGTGTTCAGATTGTTGGCGCGCAGGTGAGTATGAAATGGATACGCCATGGTGTCAGTGCAGACAACCGGAGTCACACGCGGTGCGGAGCCAGTTACAGGCGGACAGGCCGCGTTCGTTTATCTTCGGCGCCGCATACTGTCGGGTGAGATTCCCGCCCGAGCGGTGCTCCGGGAGCAGTCCTTGGCCGAAGAATTGGGTCTGAGCCGGACCCCGGTTCGCGAGGCCTTGCGTCGCTTGGACGAAGCCGGTTTCGTTGACTTCACACCCAATCGTGGTGCGACGGTTGCCTCGTGGACTCAGGAACAGGTGCGGGAGACGTATTACCTGCGCGCAGGCCTGGAGAGTAGAGCTGCCGGTTTGGCTGCCACCCGGATCGGCGATGAAATTCTCGGACAACTAGCTGATCTCATCGTGTCGATGGACGAATTCGTACTCGCCACTGACGATGAAGGGGTTACCCGGCTTGGCGAGCTCAACGCCGAATTCCATCACATCAGCGTGGCGGCGTCGGGGAATCAGCAGCTGATCCATCTGACCGATTCTGTTGGCCGTATCCCGATGATGGCGCAGGTTTTTCGCCGCGATGGTGGGAGATTTCGGGCAGGCAGCAATCATCATCACCGCGACATACTCACGGCGCTTCGGACACACGACGCCGTCTGGGCCGAAGCAATGATGCGCGCTCACATTCTCGGCGCTCGGAACGCAATCCTGGATGGGGACAGCACGGATCTCGACACTGCGTAGTCACACGCGGGCAGGTGTCTGGGGGCGTAGGGCGGCCCGTTGCAGCGGAGATTCCTGCGTCAGTCCTGTCGTTGTTCAGACATGTAGAAGGATGCCGCTGGTCTCGCCGCGCCTGAGGGTTCAGGGCTGGTCTCGCTCAGTCAGGACCTCAGATGATGAGCTGCGGCAGTGTGATCGTCGGGCATGACTGGTAGATGATGTTGGCCGGGTTTAGTAGACGTCGTCCCAGTGGTCCTCGGTCGACCAGTCTTCGGACGCTGATGCCACTGCACGTGTGACGATGCTTTCAGTACTGGACACCGAAGCGAGAGAGTTGATGTCGTAGCGAAGGACGGACACGGCGTGGTGCGTCACCGGTTCGTCACCCACAGTATTCTCGGGAATGCTGATGAGTTCGCTGCCGGAGGCAAGGAGAAGGCGAATGAGTATTTCGCTACCGTCTGCTGTGTAGGACGGCACCTCTACTACTTCGGATTTGTGCCACTCGCTGAGCGTTGCGGCGAACTCCAGGAGCGCATCCGCAACGGTATTTGTGGTTAGGAACGTCGTTCCGCAGTAAGACATTCTCTTCACAGTTGCCCCGGTTTCTGCGCTGCAGCAGCTCGAAAACATTCGTAATCTTGCCGGGCCCCTTCCATCCCTGTATCCGGCCGACGTGAGTCAGAAGTACACGTTGCCTTGAAATGCGCGCGAATAGATGTGCATGGTGTTCGGCGAAGTTGCGGAGATCGAAGGAGGCGTTGTTGTGAGCCTGCTATCTCATCGATATGCACATCATGTCAACCTGGTTGCGCATGGACAGATACGAGTTCAGGGTGTACGCATGAGACGAATTACGTTCGGCGGTGCCTCGTTCCTGACGGCAGATCGAATCGCAGACTCCCTCGTCAGTCTCTTGGTGGTGCTCAACGCCAAACATAAGTCTGCAGTCGCGTTAATCCCAGTGGTGTTGATCGGGGGCGCAGTGGTGACGGCAACACTTCTCCTCGGGCCGACAAGCGCTTTCGTCGCTATCCCGGAAGAATCCTTCTGGCCTGAACCCGATGCCGCAGACGCCGTTATGCACCTTGAGTTTCTCGGCCAGGCGGCGTCCACTCCTGGAGAGACCGGGTATTCAGAGACGGTTGCTGTCCCTAGCTACGAATGGGGTGACCCGGACTTGCATGAATTCTGGTGAAGCTGGACGTCAGTAGGGAGAAGATTCACCCCCAAAATGGTCACTCCCAGGAGGCCGGGCGAAGTTCCGGGAGCCGCCGGAGTGATGAACCGCTCGACGAAGCGGAGGGGAGCCGGGCTCGGTACTGCCAAGGCAGGCGATGCGTCAACAAACGAGCACCACATGCGAGAATCACGGGCAGATTGAGATGAGGAAGCACAATGATCGCCGTCCGATTGCAGACGCGAACGGGAGAGGATATCGAAGTCCGCGCTTTGTCCGGTTGCGATGGAGGATCATTGACCGCCGCATTGCCACAGACATCGCTCTTTGCCTGGTTGGCTTCATCGCCAAGAACCACGGCAGTTTTGAAGTGATGGTATTCCTTGACCCGGTGGAGCGCGCCGTCTTCCCGACTCTCGCGGGAGCAATGTCGTATTTCGTGAATTCGTCGTCCAACATTCTTGACTGCAACATTTTGCGCTAGCGAACTACTTTGGACTTTGAGGCGTGGTGCGCCCAGAAGCCACAACCTGCAGCTCCCGCAATATCTGCAGTTGCTGAGTGTTGATCGCCATCAACAGCTCGATCTCTTTTTTCGATTCCACATTCGTGTCGAGATCGTGTTGGGCCATCACTCCTGCAATAGCGTCCTGACGCTTAGCGGCTATGAGCAAGATTGCACCCTGCAGCCCGGCGAGCATCGACAAAAATAGATTCAGCAGGATATACGGGTACGGATCCCACGCCTTCTCCGACAAAGCTGCCCACAAAAGGCCAACTCCCCATTCCGTTCCGCACCACGTCCGCCGCACGCTGGCCTCTGGTCAGGGAATCCCGATGTTTCTCATGCCACGTCTGGGGTTTGTTGTTCATGACCCACAGCCTAACTTCAGTCGATATTGGGCTCCGCGTGGTTCCACTGACCGCGTGCGGCCAACGCCCTTTAAAAGCAACTCACGAAGGACACCACACGAGGGCTCTTGGCCAGTCTGCCGTGCTCGCCCTGCTGGGAGACCTCAAATTCACCGATGTCACCGATCGCATCCGCGTAGCGACCGAAACCCTCCACCAAGAACTCATCGACGCGGAAGCGGTCGCTTCATCGACGCCGCCTGTTCGGGCGCATCGGCGACCGCAGCAGCTTCATTGTGTCCATTGCGAAACTATCGAGCACAAGGCCCACTTTGTCCCGGGGTCCGTTGTCACGGGCGCCCGGTGACGAAGTCTCGGTGTGCCACGCTCAGTCTGGCGCCCTGCGCGGGCACCGAAGGACGCCTTCAAGCGTCTTCCAAAGAATTCTCTCAGTCCGTCGCAGCGTGCGAGCGTTGCACGTATTGAGGCATTGCCAGGTCTTCTATCAGGAACCATGGACTCCGCCACCGTTCGATTTCGTCCCGATCGTGCGCACGCCGTTGGCGCTACGACAACCCGCATTCGTGCCGCTTGTCCGGCGCTGGCGGCACGGACGACGAGCGGAATGGCCCCTTCTGCCCGCTGTGGACTACCGGGCAAAAGGGGCCGGTTCTTAGTTGGCGCCGCTCGTGTTGATCTTGCCGTTGACGCCCGCCGGGTAGAAACCGCCCGAGCGTACCTTCTTCGGGTTGAGGTAGGCGATGTTGAGCACTTGTCCGGTGGTGCGGCTGAAGGCCAGCCCGTTGTTGTCCGTTGGAACGAGATTCGCCTTGTCGGCCGTGCCGATGCCCTGGTCGAGATCGGTGGACCCGTCGAGGCTGTCCCTCGCATCCGAGATCTTCTGCACGCTGGAGTAGATGGCCGGCGTGTTGACGCCGAGGGCATAAAGCGTTGTACGGATGATCCCGGCGTGATATGCCTCCACCGCCAGCAGGCCGGCCGCCGCGTCCAGGTAGGTTTTATTGCTGATCAGCGGTGCGGCGCCCTTGTAGGAGGTCACGCCGACGTCCTCAAAGATGAAGGCGCCAAACAAGAAGTTGACCTCGTTGGCGTACACGTCGAACTGCTCGGTGCTCCCGATCAGACCGGCGGCGCGGGCCGCTGCGGTGAAGCTGGAGTCGAGGCTCAGCTTCGGCCGGGACACGGCAGCATTCCCCAGTGCGCTGCGAAGGAAGGCCACGTGGGACTTCTCGTCGGCCGCGATCTCTTCGGCGTACTTGCGAATCAGCGGGGTGTCGAAGGAGACGGCACGCCCGCCGGAGACGCTGCCGCGATCGCCGCGACCAGTCGTCATATCGTCGGGCAATCCGGAGCCGGTAACCGCCCGCAGGTAGAACTCCGCCTCGAGGTACTCAAGGTTCAAGGCGAAGTTGAGGATGGACGAGTCGCTGGGCCCGTCTCCGTTGTCGCCGTCGTCGTGGCCGCTTTCGCCAGCGAAAGCTGGTTGACCGGCCAGGAGCACCGCCGAACCGACACCGAACCCGGCAACGCCGGCGGCCTGGAAGAAACGCCTCCGATCGAGGGGCGATTCTGCGCTCCTGCCGATCGCATGAGTGATGAATTTTTGGTCGAACATCGACTTCTCCTGCCATTGTGGGTCAATGGCGCGGCCGGGACCCCCAGTTCGCACCCGTGTCGCGTCGGTGCATCCGTCCTCGCATCACAGTCAGGTAACGGTGACTTCAAAAGGCTAACTGGCGCCCAACGCGTACGGAAGATGAGACAACCTCATGATTTCAGAAGATGAAAACTTCATGCTCTTGGGAATCGACTTTGCCTTTTGCTGCAATATAACGCTCCTTCCCCTGACCCGAACGCGCCTTGACGGTGTAGGTTGCTGAGACATTCTCAGAACTGAGAGGACACACCATATGTTGGGGAATTTGACTGGATGGCATTTCCTGATCATCCTCGCGATCATTTTGCTGCTTTTTGGCGCACCCAAACTTCCCGGGCTGGCGCGCAGTGTGGGGCAGTCGATGAAGATCCTCAAGGCTGAGATCAAAACGGAACCAGACGTCTACGACACGCCCGTCCCAGACACCTCCGTCCCGGCGCCCGCCCCGCCAGGGCGCAGCGCGCAGAGCGCGACACCGTCGGGCCCGGCCGGGCCGCCTCCGGCGCCGTAGGCATCATGTTCGTTGGCGCTCGCTCGCGTGCGGACCCGAACGGGCAGATGACCCTGGGCCAGCATCTTCTGGAACTGCGAAAGCGCCTGTTCTTCGCGGCGGCCGGGATCCTGATCGGCGCCCTGGCAGGCTGGTTTCTTTCTGGATTCGTGTGGGACGCGCTCCGAGAGCCGATCTACGCGATCGTGCATGCGCAGCATCGGAACGCCCAGATCAACTACCCCGATATCACGTCCGCGTTCGACCTGAAACTGAAAATCTCCCTCTACGTGGGCCTGGTCGTGTCGAGCCCGGTGTGGCTGTACCAGGTCTTCGCGTTCTTGATGCCGGGCTTGACACGCACCGAGAAGCGCTACACCTTCGGGTTTTTCTTCACCGCCGTTCCCCTTTTCCTGGCCGGCTGTGCTGCAGGCTGGTACGTCCTCCCCCACGTCGTGGAACTCATGACCGGATTTGCCCCCACCCAGGACGCCGCGTTCATCAACGCCCAAAACTACTTCGACTTCGTCCTGAAACTCGTCGTCGCGATCGGAGTCGCGTTCGTCCTTCCGGTCTTCCTCGTTTTGCTGAACTTCGCCGGCGTTATCAGCGCCCACTCCATCATCAAGTCCTGGCGAATCGCGTGCCTGATCATTATCCTGTTCACCGCTATCGCCACCCCCGCCGCGGACGTCGTCTCTATGTTCCTTCTGGCCATCCCGATGGTGCTGCTCTACTTCGCCGCCTACGGCATCGCCTCTCTCCACGACCGCCGACTCGCCAAACGCACCCGCGACGCGGAGGCAGGTATGACCGCGTAGCCTGATGAAGTTCGCAACATCAACGAGCGTCGTCAGACCCCGGCGGGACTGACTGGGGGGGGTCCGGACTCCGGCGGTGCCGCCGCTGGTACCGGCGAGATCGTGTCTGCCGCGCCGCTGGACGGGGAAAGCGGGTCGGCGCTCGGTCGCCGGGGTGGGCTCGGAACATGGGGCGCTACGTCGCCAGCATCCAGGAGGACATCCCTGATGATCCGGCGGGGGTCGTACTTGCGTGGGTCGTACTTCTTCCAGTCGACGTCGTCAAAGTCTGGGCCCATTTCATCTCGCAACCGATCCGACGCCCCCGACGCCAACATCCGCAACTGCCGCACCACACGACCCAACACTGCTGCGTAATGCGGGAGCCTGTCCGGGCCCAGCAAAAAGACCGCCACCACTCCGATCAACACCAGCTTCTCAAACGTCAAACCAAACATGCGCACACAATAGCCCGACTCCGTTCTCAGGGCTGCCGCACCATACCGTCGGCGGGGTCTGTCAAGTCTTTGGCGCTGACCCCGGGGAGTGAACATTCTCTCTTGTGAGGTGTCCACTCTCCGGGGTCAAGGCCTGTGTCAGGAGTTACACCGAAAATCGCATAGGGAACGCTCGGTGAGCGCTCCCTATCGGTACTCGGACCGGCTATCGCGATTGCAGGGGCAGCTGCAGGTATGAGGCGTGCTCGCCTCCGGTGTGAACAACGTGCTGGCCGCTGTTCGCGCCGACGTACTCGCGGATACCGGGCATCATCGTGCCGAGCAGGTTGCGGGAGCTGACTACGAAGCGCAGCTGCTCGCCC
This genomic window contains:
- a CDS encoding GntR family transcriptional regulator, giving the protein MVSVQTTGVTRGAEPVTGGQAAFVYLRRRILSGEIPARAVLREQSLAEELGLSRTPVREALRRLDEAGFVDFTPNRGATVASWTQEQVRETYYLRAGLESRAAGLAATRIGDEILGQLADLIVSMDEFVLATDDEGVTRLGELNAEFHHISVAASGNQQLIHLTDSVGRIPMMAQVFRRDGGRFRAGSNHHHRDILTALRTHDAVWAEAMMRAHILGARNAILDGDSTDLDTA
- a CDS encoding DUF1003 domain-containing protein — translated: MSEKAWDPYPYILLNLFLSMLAGLQGAILLIAAKRQDAIAGVMAQHDLDTNVESKKEIELLMAINTQQLQILRELQVVASGRTTPQSPK
- a CDS encoding ferritin-like domain-containing protein, which encodes MFDQKFITHAIGRSAESPLDRRRFFQAAGVAGFGVGSAVLLAGQPAFAGESGHDDGDNGDGPSDSSILNFALNLEYLEAEFYLRAVTGSGLPDDMTTGRGDRGSVSGGRAVSFDTPLIRKYAEEIAADEKSHVAFLRSALGNAAVSRPKLSLDSSFTAAARAAGLIGSTEQFDVYANEVNFLFGAFIFEDVGVTSYKGAAPLISNKTYLDAAAGLLAVEAYHAGIIRTTLYALGVNTPAIYSSVQKISDARDSLDGSTDLDQGIGTADKANLVPTDNNGLAFSRTTGQVLNIAYLNPKKVRSGGFYPAGVNGKINTSGAN
- a CDS encoding twin-arginine translocase TatA/TatE family subunit, whose translation is MLGNLTGWHFLIILAIILLLFGAPKLPGLARSVGQSMKILKAEIKTEPDVYDTPVPDTSVPAPAPPGRSAQSATPSGPAGPPPAP
- the tatC gene encoding twin-arginine translocase subunit TatC — protein: MTLGQHLLELRKRLFFAAAGILIGALAGWFLSGFVWDALREPIYAIVHAQHRNAQINYPDITSAFDLKLKISLYVGLVVSSPVWLYQVFAFLMPGLTRTEKRYTFGFFFTAVPLFLAGCAAGWYVLPHVVELMTGFAPTQDAAFINAQNYFDFVLKLVVAIGVAFVLPVFLVLLNFAGVISAHSIIKSWRIACLIIILFTAIATPAADVVSMFLLAIPMVLLYFAAYGIASLHDRRLAKRTRDAEAGMTA
- a CDS encoding twin-arginine translocase TatA/TatE family subunit, whose translation is MFGLTFEKLVLIGVVAVFLLGPDRLPHYAAVLGRVVRQLRMLASGASDRLRDEMGPDFDDVDWKKYDPRKYDPRRIIRDVLLDAGDVAPHVPSPPRRPSADPLSPSSGAADTISPVPAAAPPESGPPPVSPAGV